Genomic DNA from Pelosinus sp. UFO1:
ACCGGTACAATCAGGACAAGCACCAAACGGATTATTAAACGAAAAGATCCGTGGGGCAATTTCCGGCAGACTAATCCCACATTCAATGCAAGCAAAATTTTGACTAAATATTTTTTCTTGGTCACCAACGATATCAACATTGACGACACCTTCCCCTAAGGTAAGAGCTGTCTCCAAGGAATCGGCTAAACGCTGGGTAATTCCTTCTCGCACAGCGATACGATCCACTACCACCTCAATGGTATGCTTTTTATTTTTCTCTAATTTAATTTCCTCTGAAATATCACGAATTTCCCCATCAATTCGCACCCTAACATAGCCATTTTTACGGATATCCTCAAGCACTTTCTGGTGCTCCCCTTTTTTGCCACGTATTACACCGGCAATTAACATGAGGCGAGTTCCCTCGGGCAATGCAACCAATTGATCCACCATTTGCTGAATTGTCTGTTGACTAATGGGTTTACCACATTTAGGGCAATGAGGCCGTCCTGCTCTTGCAAATAAGAGACGCAAATAATCATAGATTTCCGTTACTGTTCCGACGGTAGAACGAGGATTACGACTAGTAGTTTTTTGGTCAATAGAAATTGCCGGTGATAAGCCTTCAATATAATCCACATCCGGCTTGTCCATTTGTCCCAAAAACTGACGAGCATAGGCAGACAGTGACTCTACATACCGTCTTTGCCCCTCAGCATAAATCGTATCAAAAGCCAGGGAAGACTTGCCAGACCCACTTAGACCAGTAATAACCACTAATTCATTACGCGGAATCTCTATATCAATATTTTTCAAATTGTGCTGTCTAGCACCTTTAATAACAATTTTTTCTTTCACTAGAATGTTCCTTTCTGTCACATAATATTTAATTGAACACAAAGACACAAAGGACACAAAGGCTTACACAAAAAGGCAACCAATACCCTTACTATTATCCTTTGTGTGCCGCAACAGCGGCATTGTGCCTTTGTGGTTCATAAAGAAGACTTGATTCAGATGGAATTTTAACTCCATCTGAATCTTAGTCGCACTTATCCAGGGACTTAGCCGCTCTTAACTCCCACTTATAGAAGATGGGAGTCTTAGAGCGGTTTAGTCATCGGATAAATCTTATTCACTATTTCTTCTTTTTACTCCTAGGTGGCGATTCCTTTGGCGCTTTACCTACGCGGCCTTTTAATTCTACAATCATATCTCGAAGCTCTGCAGCCCGTTCAAATTGGAGTTGTTTAGAGGCGAGGCGCATTTCTTTTTCTAGATTACCAATTAAGTCTAACATTTCTCCTTGGCTCATATTTCCTAGACGGTCTGTTTTATATATTTCAGGTGTTTCTGCTACCTTCGTTGTTTCAATCAATTCCTTGACTTTCTTTCGGATAGTCATAGGAGTAATACCGTGCTCCTCGTTATAAGCCTCTTGAATTGCACGACGACGATTGGTTTCTTCCATCGCTCGCGCCATAGATTTAGTAATCACGTCGGCATACATAATAACCTTTCCGTTTACGTTACGTGCTGCTCTGCCAATGGTCTGAATTAGAGACGTATCGGAACGCAAAAAGCCTTCTTTATCTGCATCTAGAATCGCCACCAAAGTGACTTCTGGCAAATCTAAGCCTTCCCGTAAAAGGTTGATGCCAATCAATACATCAAAAACACCTGCCCGCAAATCACGAATAATTTCTCCCCGCTCAATGGTAACAATATCAGAATGTAAATACCGTACACGGATTCCCATCTCTTTCAAAAACTCCGTGAGATTTTCTGCCATCTTTTTTGTCAAGGTAGTTACTAAGACCCGTTCATTGGCAGCAGCTCGTATTTTGATTTCACCTAGCAAATCGTCCATCTGCCCCTTAATGGGGCGTACTTCTACTTCAGGATCGATAAGACCCGTTGGCCGAATGACTTGCTGGGCAACTTGACTAGCCTCCCCTAATTCATAAGCACTTGGTGTCGCCGATACATAGACAATTTGGTTAATGCGCTCCGCAAACTCTAAAAAGGTAAGAGGCCGATTATCGAAAGCAGAAGGCAAGCGAAAACCATTTTCCACCAAAGAGGCTTTGCGGGCTTTATCTCCTGCATACATAGCCCGAAGCTGGGGAAGCATGACATGAGACTCGTCCACAACAATCATAAAATCCTCAGGAAAATAATCAATTAGTGTATAAGGAGAATCTCCTGGATTACGCCCCGTTAGATGGCGGGAATAATTTTCGATCCCTGAACAATACCCCATTTCTTGCATCATTTCCAAATCATATTTCGTCCGCTGCTCAAGGCGTTGGGCTTCTACCAATTTACCGTTCGCCTTAAAATAGGCCAATTGAGCTTCTAGTTCTGCCTCAATATCTCTTACTGCTCGCAGCATATTTTCCCTGGAGGTAACGTAGTGAGAGGCAGGATAGATGGCAATGTGCTTGCGTTCTGCCATAATTTCGCCAGTTAAGGTATCAATCTCTAAAATTCTTTCAATTTCATCACCAAATAATTCAACTCGTATGGCTCTCTCTCCATAGGCTGCAGGGAAGATTTCTACCACATCGCCCCGTACCCTAAACTTACCGCGAATAAAATTAATATCATTTCGTTCATACTGAATAGCGACTAACTTACGTAATATTTCATCTCGATCTTTTGTTTGTCCTTGGCGTAAAGACAGTACTAGGCCATGATATTCATCTGGCGAACCTAAACCATAGATGCAAGATACACTGGCAACTATAATCACATCACGTCGCTCAAATAAGGAACTGGTAGCCGAGTGACGCAATTTATCAATCTCATCATTAATCGAAGCATCTTTTTCAATATAGGTGTCTGTATGAGCAATATACGCTTCTGGTTGGTAATAATCATAATAACTAACAAAATACTCCACTGCATTGTTGGGAAAAAACTCTTTGAATTCACTGGCTAATTGAGCAGCCAGTGTTTTATTATGAGCAATGACTAAGGTTGGTTTTTGGACCTGTTCAATTAATTTAGCAACAGTAAAGGTCTTACCTGTGCCTGTTGCCCCAAGAAGTACCTGGGCCTTTTGACCTTCTAAAATACCCGTTTCCAGGGTGCGGATGGCAGAAGGCTGATCTCCTGTTGGCACGAAAGGAGCTTCTACTTTAAAAGGTATGCCTCCCTCATGGTAGGCCGTATTCAACTTAGGTACAGTAGCCATAATATCACCAGTCTTTACAAAATATTAATCCACATTTATATATGTTTTTATCTTATCACAGTACATACGTTCGGTCAAAGTGAAAATTAATGATAGTCATGTTTCTATTATATAATAATTCTCTTATAATATATATTGTTTTTAAATTACTATATTTACTATTTATTCCTCCATTTTTTTTTCACTTTCTCCCACAACCAAAACTTATCTTCTGTTAACTCTACATAATATAATTCGTTGCCTTCTGGTACTAAAATCACACCTAACATTCGCTGACCTTTGGAGAACTTCACCTTCTTCTCCATTTTTTGACCATCTCTTACCATTTGTATCACAAATTCATTAGGGGCAAGGGAAATAGCTTCTGCCAATTGATCCCTCCTATTGATCGTCATGCCATGTAAGGTCAGCAAAATATCACCGGATTTTATCCCGGCCTTTGGTCCTGGAGTATCAATTACCGTATCTAATACCATAAGCCCCTCTGTTGGCGGCACATAACGAGGAATGCCTTCCAATTCTCGTCGACTGTCTAGTTGAATTAGCATTTCATGGCCTAAGAAAGAGACCATCGCCGCCACAACTTGCAGCCATTTATAATGAATGGATAATAAGGCTAATGCCAAGAGTATAATACTATAAATAGCTAAATGAAAGGCTGAGTTACGTCGGCGCATTTTAGGTGAACTAGCTACCGCAATATCGGTGTAGCCTAAAGCAGCAACTACGGGAATCATCGCGTACATCCATGTATGTCCTTCGGGCAGACTCATATTGATTGGCAACAAAGGCCACCAGTCAGGCATAGGCAATACTCCTGCCGGAACCTTACTTTCAGGCAATGCAACCGCCGACATCAAAAGCAAGGGCAGTGGCCAAAAGTTTTGTAAATTAAAAGCCCCTACTAATTGTCCATTGCCTCGCCTTAAAATAACAGGCATACTGCCATAATATCCACTGATGGCAATTAATATACTTTCGGTTATATGAAGAACTGCCACTAACACTAATACCTGAGATACATCTACCGCTGGCCAGCCAATTAATGCTTTGGACAAAGCCACTAATCCTCCCGCATAGGCAAAACATAAAAAGCGCATATTAACTGCCATTAGTAAAATAGCCACCGGCCAAATGTAGGCAAGACCTAATTGATCTACATTAATTCCGACGACAGTTAATAGAAAACTCCCCAACATACCCCCGATGCTCCCTAGCATTACAGCTAAGGTCACCTGCTGGGTCAGTGAAAAACCGCATACTCCAAACATCCGTTTTTGACTTTTCTGCAATTGCCAATATTGATAAGTAACCAGGGCGATAATCATCCAAAATATGGGTTCAAAATAAGCTGCTACCACACCACCAATCGCCAGTCGAATCAATTCCTGCCATGGAAACATCATCTCACCTCAAAATTTAAAATATTAGTGGGTAAAACATAGAACCTTTTAACCACAGAGGCGCAGAGAGCACTGAGGGGGCTAATATCTTAAATCCAATCTTTTCTCTGTGTCCTCTGTGCCTCTGCTGTTCAATCCCTTCGTTCCTAACTACATTCAAAAAACTATAAATTTACCATTAGAAAAAAGCGGCTAAGCAAAAGCCCGCCGCTACTTTTCTTTATTTGCCTAACTTTTCTTTTACGAATTGTGTGGCTTTGTCTAGTTGTATATCCTTAGTTGCATCCTTTTCCATTTCTACCTTTATATCTGGCTCAATACCAATTCCATTGATGGAACGATCATTAGGTGTTAAGTATTTTGCAATCGTCAATTTTATCGCACTGCCATCTAATCTAAGTACGGTTTGCACAGAGCCCTTACCATACGTTTTAGTGCCGATCAAGGTACCAGAAGCAGTATCTTGAATGGCTCCTGACACAATCTCGGAAGCACTCGCACTTCCGCCGTTTACTAGCACTGCCACAGGATATTTTACCGCTTCCAAGTTAGAAGAGTGAGTTTCTCTATGCCCATCTCGGGTGACTACAGAAACAACCGGCCCTTTTGGTACAAATTTACTAGCAACTTTCACACTTTCTTCTAATAATCCTCCAGGATTATCCCGAAGATCTAGAATAATGCCCTGCATACCTTCGGCTTCTAATTCTTGATATTTTTGATTAAAGTCACTTCCTGTGTTTTCATTAAACATAGAAATACGAATGTAACCAATTTTATTAGGCAGCATTTTGCCTGATACGGTTTTAATTTGAATGTTGGATCGTTGTAAAACAACATCCTTCATCGGCTCAGTTTCATGCCGAATCGTGAGTGTGACTTGTGAACCTTCTGGACCACGGATTTTGCCCACGGCTTCATCCAATGCCATATCCTTTGTATCTTTTCCATCAATCTTAATGATTTGATCCCCGCTTTTGATTCCTGCCTTATCACTAGGTGTACCTTCAATCGGCGAAACGACAGTCAAAGTCTTGTCCTTTACCCCAAGAACCATGCCGACGCCACCAAAGGAACCTTCCGTTTCCACCATGAATTCCTTATACATCTTGGGATCCATATAAACGGAATGAGGATCACCCAAAGAGCTAACCATACCTTTCACAGCACCTGCTACCAAGGTATCCGTGTCTACAGGCTCCACATAGCGAGCCTTCACAATCTGCAAGGCCCGGAAGAACTTTAACGTGCTGACAATATCCGCGGAATTTCCTCTTAAAAGATATAAGAATCCAGCGGTTGTTACAGTGAAGGTAAATACAACCAATAAAATGGCTGCTACTATAATTTTACGACGACTCAATACATACACCCCAATTCGAGAGTTGAATCTACGTTCACCTCTTCGCTAATATACCCTATAAACACACACATATTAACTATATGCAGAACACGCATTAAATATTCCATAAGGGCACCCACTTTGGGTACCCTTATGGCAAATTATCAACCTTTTATGGCAAGTAGTCCATTGGATTTGTTGGTGATCCGTTCTGCCGCACTTCAAAATGCAAATGAGGTCCTGTAGAGTAACCTGTCGAACCTACTCGGGAAATAACTTCTCCCTTACGTACTCTTTGCCCTTCACTGACTAGCAACTCCGAATTATGCCCATATAAAGTAGAAATGCCATTACCGTGCTCGATAATTACCGCTTTACCATAGCCACCCATCCAATCTGCATACATAACGACACCACTATCCGCTGCTCTGACCGAATCTCCATAATCAGCGCCAATATCAATACCACTATGGTAACGTGATGTACCAAAAATCGGATGGGTGCGCCAACCATAGGGTGACGTAATTTCAGTAACGTCTGTCGGCCACATCATAGAGCCTGTACCACTGCTAGGCCCTTGCTTCTTATTTTGGTTTCGGCGAATCATATCTTCAATCTTACGTGAGGTTTCTAGGAGTTCCTGGTAGGATTGCTCTGCAGTATCCCGCTCATTAACTGCAGAAGCCAAAACAGCTTCTCGTTCTTTCTTACTGGACTCAATAATCTTTTTCTTTTCTATTGCTACTTGCTTCAATGTTAAAATTGAGGCCCGATCACTTTCTAATTCTGACTTTTTCTGTAATACTAATTCTCGTTCAGCCTTTATTTTGACGATTAGCTCAATGTCTTTGTTCATAATGCGTTTCAAAATTTCCATACGAGTCGTAAAATCGCCAAAATCATTTGCACCAAATAGCACATCCAAATAATTTAGCTGACCATTTTGATAAATATCTCGAATACGCTTATTTAAAATCACACCGCGTTCTGACAAACTTTTTTCCGCTTTAGCCAGAACAACAGAATTTACCTCAATTTTTTCTTCTGTCTCACTTAGCTTCTTTTGGACAGAAAGATAATCACCTTGTGCATTATCTAGTTCCATCTGCACTTTTTGCAACTGGTCAGAAACACTCTCTACCTTCCGTTTAGCCTGGGCTGATTTCTCCTGTTGCACCTGCATTTGCTGCTGCACCTGCTGTTGCTGCTCTGCCAATTCATTGGCTAAGGCAGGACCAACAGCTATAATCATCATAACAAGTGCTAAACCTAAGGCCAAATACCGTTTGCTACTAAACATCAAACCCCTCCTGCTTACCCACTATACTTTCATAAATCGACGTAGTGATATGGTGCTGCCAAGAGCCCCTATCACCGTGCCTGTTACCAATAGCACTACACTTATGTTTGTAATAAATGGGTATTGGGGGATTAGCGGTAAAAATGCCAGGGATTCATACACTTGATGTATCAAAACTCCATAGGTTTCATTTAAACACAATACGGCAACCAACGCTCCACCAAACCCTAACATCATACCTTCCAATAAGAAAGGCCAACGAATAAACCAATTTGTGGCACCCACATATTTCATAATACCGATCTCTTTACGCCGGGCAAATACGGTAATACGGATCGTATTGGAAATAATAAATAGCGCAGCTAAGGCTAAAAATAGAATGATAACCAAACCAAAGATTCGCACCATTCTCGTTAACGCAAAAAGCTGTTCCACTACTTCTTGACCAAATTTTGCATTTTCTAC
This window encodes:
- the uvrB gene encoding excinuclease ABC subunit UvrB translates to MATVPKLNTAYHEGGIPFKVEAPFVPTGDQPSAIRTLETGILEGQKAQVLLGATGTGKTFTVAKLIEQVQKPTLVIAHNKTLAAQLASEFKEFFPNNAVEYFVSYYDYYQPEAYIAHTDTYIEKDASINDEIDKLRHSATSSLFERRDVIIVASVSCIYGLGSPDEYHGLVLSLRQGQTKDRDEILRKLVAIQYERNDINFIRGKFRVRGDVVEIFPAAYGERAIRVELFGDEIERILEIDTLTGEIMAERKHIAIYPASHYVTSRENMLRAVRDIEAELEAQLAYFKANGKLVEAQRLEQRTKYDLEMMQEMGYCSGIENYSRHLTGRNPGDSPYTLIDYFPEDFMIVVDESHVMLPQLRAMYAGDKARKASLVENGFRLPSAFDNRPLTFLEFAERINQIVYVSATPSAYELGEASQVAQQVIRPTGLIDPEVEVRPIKGQMDDLLGEIKIRAAANERVLVTTLTKKMAENLTEFLKEMGIRVRYLHSDIVTIERGEIIRDLRAGVFDVLIGINLLREGLDLPEVTLVAILDADKEGFLRSDTSLIQTIGRAARNVNGKVIMYADVITKSMARAMEETNRRRAIQEAYNEEHGITPMTIRKKVKELIETTKVAETPEIYKTDRLGNMSQGEMLDLIGNLEKEMRLASKQLQFERAAELRDMIVELKGRVGKAPKESPPRSKKKK
- a CDS encoding PDZ domain-containing protein, whose product is MMFPWQELIRLAIGGVVAAYFEPIFWMIIALVTYQYWQLQKSQKRMFGVCGFSLTQQVTLAVMLGSIGGMLGSFLLTVVGINVDQLGLAYIWPVAILLMAVNMRFLCFAYAGGLVALSKALIGWPAVDVSQVLVLVAVLHITESILIAISGYYGSMPVILRRGNGQLVGAFNLQNFWPLPLLLMSAVALPESKVPAGVLPMPDWWPLLPINMSLPEGHTWMYAMIPVVAALGYTDIAVASSPKMRRRNSAFHLAIYSIILLALALLSIHYKWLQVVAAMVSFLGHEMLIQLDSRRELEGIPRYVPPTEGLMVLDTVIDTPGPKAGIKSGDILLTLHGMTINRRDQLAEAISLAPNEFVIQMVRDGQKMEKKVKFSKGQRMLGVILVPEGNELYYVELTEDKFWLWEKVKKKWRNK
- a CDS encoding S41 family peptidase, with translation MSRRKIIVAAILLVVFTFTVTTAGFLYLLRGNSADIVSTLKFFRALQIVKARYVEPVDTDTLVAGAVKGMVSSLGDPHSVYMDPKMYKEFMVETEGSFGGVGMVLGVKDKTLTVVSPIEGTPSDKAGIKSGDQIIKIDGKDTKDMALDEAVGKIRGPEGSQVTLTIRHETEPMKDVVLQRSNIQIKTVSGKMLPNKIGYIRISMFNENTGSDFNQKYQELEAEGMQGIILDLRDNPGGLLEESVKVASKFVPKGPVVSVVTRDGHRETHSSNLEAVKYPVAVLVNGGSASASEIVSGAIQDTASGTLIGTKTYGKGSVQTVLRLDGSAIKLTIAKYLTPNDRSINGIGIEPDIKVEMEKDATKDIQLDKATQFVKEKLGK
- a CDS encoding murein hydrolase activator EnvC, producing the protein MFSSKRYLALGLALVMMIIAVGPALANELAEQQQQVQQQMQVQQEKSAQAKRKVESVSDQLQKVQMELDNAQGDYLSVQKKLSETEEKIEVNSVVLAKAEKSLSERGVILNKRIRDIYQNGQLNYLDVLFGANDFGDFTTRMEILKRIMNKDIELIVKIKAERELVLQKKSELESDRASILTLKQVAIEKKKIIESSKKEREAVLASAVNERDTAEQSYQELLETSRKIEDMIRRNQNKKQGPSSGTGSMMWPTDVTEITSPYGWRTHPIFGTSRYHSGIDIGADYGDSVRAADSGVVMYADWMGGYGKAVIIEHGNGISTLYGHNSELLVSEGQRVRKGEVISRVGSTGYSTGPHLHFEVRQNGSPTNPMDYLP
- the ftsX gene encoding permease-like cell division protein FtsX, whose amino-acid sequence is MKIRTMEYFIREAVSSLRRNGLMSFASVSTVALSLLILGMFLVMVLNLNNMASTLESQVQISVYLQDGLSEHEMREVGTRITKLPGVVQVNFIDKEEAMKRFKQRLGEQQSLLNALGEANPLPNAFEVKVDRTDRVKPVAQAITQLKGVENAKFGQEVVEQLFALTRMVRIFGLVIILFLALAALFIISNTIRITVFARRKEIGIMKYVGATNWFIRWPFLLEGMMLGFGGALVAVLCLNETYGVLIHQVYESLAFLPLIPQYPFITNISVVLLVTGTVIGALGSTISLRRFMKV